The genomic stretch TACCATATCTATATGAGGCCTGTCAACAATATTTCCCGTCCAGGCACAACAAAGTCTCTCCAAGTTCGATACTTCATGCCTGATTGCCTGAAAGATATGGGAGGAAAATGCGTTTGAGATATATAATATTATAGCATGGGTGGCCTATGGCTGGCAATTCCATGTATGCGGCTCCGCGAGACAGTCTTGGATTTGCCCAGCACTTGTCACAGGCATGTTTCTTTACACAATGCTGTAGCGGGGCTATAATAAGCGCCATTTACTAAAAAGGGCCCTATTTGGACGAGTATATTGACGACAGGCATGGCTACCATCGAAACCGGTAAACTCACCAGTAATATGGCAATGTACGCCGCGACCTAAGCGTATAATCCTTAGACATATGTTTAGAACGATAGGAAAAGAACTGAGCGGCCTTACCCCGACACGGGACACGCTGGTCTCCATCGGAGTCTTCGACGGCTTGCATCTCGGACATCAGACACTCATAAAAGAACTGGTGGACCAGGCCAGGGTAAAAAAAATGCTCAGCGCCGTCATCACCTTCAGACAGCACCCCATGGCGCTGCTCGCGCCCGGCGAGACCGTGCCGTCGCTCACCAGCCTGACCGAGCGCATCCGATTGATAAAGGAGATGGGCGTCGATATCGTCATCACCCTTACTTTTTCCCACGAGCTGGCGGAGCTGGGGGCGCAGCCCTTCGTGCTGTTGCTGCAACAGTACCTCAAGATGCAGGGCATGATACTGGGCTGGGACTTCGCCCTGGGACGCCACCGCGAGGGCTCGCTGGAAGCCCTGCACGAGATGGGTAAAAAGCTGGGGTTCAGCACCGAGGTGGTCGGTCCGGTCAAATACATGGGCGAGATTATCTCCAGCACAGCTATACGCCAGGCTTTATCGGACGGAGACATGGCCAAGGCCAACGCCATGCTGAGGCGTCCCTTCAGCCTGGAGGGCAGCGTCATCGCCGGCGAGGGGCGCGGAACGGAGCTGGGCTTCCCCACCGCCAATCTCGACCTCGACCCGCATCAGGCGCTGCCATTAGACGGAGTTTATGCCGCCGTGGCTCATTTCGATGGCAAGGCACATCCCGCCGCCACCTTCATCGGCCACCGCCCCACCTTTAGCGGCGTGGAGCGCATCGTGGAGGCGCACGTGCTGGACTTCACCGGCGACCTATACCGCAAGAGCCTCAAAATTGATATAATAGAGCGACTGCGCGGCGAGCAGAAGTTCCCTGACGCCGAAGCGCTCAAGACGCAGATGGAAAAAGACGTCTTGACGATAAGAAAGAAGCTGGCGCATAGCTGAGTATTGATAAGTGCATGTCATCGGGTAAGTGAGCTTTTGCTCACTTTACCCGATACTACACCGTCATTGCGAGGAGTCCCGCCGTGAGCGGGACGACGAAGCAATCTCTACAGAATAGTCTTACGGGGATAGGAGAGACTGGACGCAATCCAGAAGTAACATGGAAAAGAACATCGATTTCAACCGCCTGCTCAAGCGCGGCGTGGCCGAGATAATCGTCGAGGAGGAGCTGGTATCTCGCCTCAAAAAGGGCGACCGGCTGCGCCTCAAGGAAGGCTTCGACCCCTCCTCCCCCGATATCCACCTGGGGCACATGGTGGGCCTGCGCAAGCTGCGCCAGTTCCAGGAGATGGGGCACCAGGTCGTGCTTATCGTGGGCGACTGGACGGCGCAAATCGGCGACCCCAGCGGCGTGAGCGTCACCCGCCCCATGCTCACCTACGAGCAGGTGAAGGCCAACGCCGAGACCTACATGCAGCAGTTCTTCAAGATAGTTGACCGCAGCCGCACCGAGGTAAGATGGCAAAGCGAGTGGTTCGGCAAGTTCAGCCTGGCGGACGTGCTGAAACTCACCAGCCGCTTCACCATCGCCCAGTTCCTGGCGCGCGAGGACTTCAACAAGCGCTTCACGGCAGGCAAGCCCATAACGCTCACCGAGTTCATGTATCCCCTTTTGCAGGCCTACGACTCAGTCAAGATAGAGTCCGACATGGAGTTCGGCGGAACCGACCAGAAGTTCAACCTGCTGGTGGGGCGCGAGCTGCAGGGCATGGTGGGACAGCGCCCGCAGCAGGTGTTCCTGACGCCGCTGCTGGTCGGCACCGACGGCACGCACAAGATGAGCAAGAGCCTGGGCAACTATATTGGCGTGGCCGAACCCCCGGAGCAGATATTCGGCAAGGTTATGTCAATCCCCGACCAGTTAATCATGGACTATTTTACGTTAGTGACCGATGTTTCTGACACCGAGCTTGTAGAGTTCCGCAAAGAGATAGAATGCGGCGCCAACCCCATGCAGCTTAAAAAGCGCCTGGCGAGAGAGATTATCACGCAGCTTTACGACAACGCCGCCGCGAATACCGCGGAAGATGCCTTCGTGCGCGTGGTGCAGAACAAGGAAGCCCCGGACGAGATAGCCGAGTTCCGCATCGCCGGGGGCGTCGTGTCCATCCCGCAGGTTATGGTGGACGCGGGGCTGGCCAAGAGCAAGAGCGAGGCGTCGCGCCTCATCGCGCAGGGCGGGGTGGAGCTGGACGGGGTGAAGGTGGAAGCGCCCAGCTGCGAGGTAAAGAGCGGGGCGGTCCTCAAGGTGGGCAAGCGCCGCTTCGTGAGGCTGGTGACAGGCTAAATCCATGCTGGAAGCCGCAACAGGCGGCTGAAGCATCTGGCGGGGTAGGGAAATCCCCCTCCACCGGATTCTTCAGTCATCCTTCATTGCCTCCAGAATGGCCGTCAAGCGACCAGCCCGTCATATAAATCCAGCCATTGCGGGTTTTGTCCGCTAATGAGGTCAATTTTCTTTTGTCTGAGGAATCCTTTGATCTGTTTCTCTCGCGTTAGTGCCGATTCGCGGCTCTCGCAAACCTCATAGTACACAAGAATATTAACGTTGTATTTGCTCGTGAATCCATCAGCCAATTTATTCTTATGTTGGTAAATCCTTCCCGCCAAGTCACCAGTAAACCCCGTATACAGCAACGTTCTGCTCTTATTGCTCACGATATAAACGTAATATTGATCGTCTTTGGTAATCATCCAGTTATCGAATATGAATTAAATTAAGATAAAGTGCCTTCCTCGTGGCCTATTATACTCCCATTCACGCATGAGGCGAGGATTCCCCACTCCTCCAGATTCTTCGGCCATCCACCATGGCCTCCAGAATGGACACCCTTGAATTCCATGCTGGAAGCCGCAACGGGCGGCTGAAGCATCTGGTGGGGCGGTATTGTTTCCCCTCTCCCTTTCGCAAAAGGGAGACCTCGGCAGAATTGCCGAGGAGAGGGATTTTCCCACAGGGCACGGCGCGCCGTGCCCCTACCTTTTCTCACATCACGGTGTCATTGCGAGCGAGGAACGAGCGTGGCAATCCCGTTCCCAAACATCTCTCCCTTGAGGGGAGTTGCTTTGCCATTGCTGGCGCTTTTCCTTTGCCAGAAAACGCCGTCCCTACTTGCTCCGGTAAACATCCTTGCGGCTGGCAATCTTCACTATCCAGACAGTGAGCGCATAGTCCTGAATCGAATATACAATGCGAAACGCGCCCTGGCGTATGCGGTAACGCTCCTGCCCGGTCAACTTTTCGCAGCCGCGCGGGCGCGCATCCAGTGCCAGTGATTTAATGCGCTGCAGGATACGCCTGGCGTCCTTTTGGGGTATAGCGCGAAAATCTTTTTCTACCGAAGCCTTGAAAAAGATTTTATATGCGGCCATCTTGCTTGAGCCTTTTGACCATGTCCTCGTAGCTCAATAGCGGCTCAGCCGCGCGTTCTTCAAAGGCGGCGATGTCTTCGGCGTCTTCGGCCAGCGCTACTTTCACCGCCTCGTTGATGATGTCGGAAACGGACCTCGACACCTCCACCGACTTCAAACGCAGGGCTTTATGCAAATCGGGGTCAAGATAGATGGTGGTTCTTTTAGTTACACCAGGCATAGATTGCCTCCCGCTTTATTTATACAAACATTATAACATCACAACATACTGATGTCTACACCAATCATCTCGCCCTTGAGGGGAGAGATAAGAGTGAGGGTGAAAGTCTGGGTCTACCCCTCACACATTCGCTTCGCTCAGTGCAGGCTCTTAATCCTCTCCCCCAAGGGGAGAGGAGATAATTGATTCGTTTTGCGCAAAGATATTTTTTTGATGAAACAATCCACTTTCCCCGTGCCTGGTCTCTGCGTAATAATTGTTTTTAATTCCGTTTTGTGTCGGGCAGGATAACCTGTTCTATTTGAGCCAAAATGCCCCGAAATTCCTCATTTTTGCACCATTTTCGGCTGATTTATCACCATTCGTTCCGCGCCCGTTTTACTTATAGTCTTTGGCCATAACGGGAAATGATAGCACAGCGGTTTGGGGTAGTCGAGGGGTGTTTGTCGTGTTTTCACCATTAAAGGCACTCTGCGGTGAGGCCGTTCGGCATTAATACTCTTCCCGTCGATTCGTATTTGGGTATCAACAAAAAATGGATTCTTGACAATTGTTCGTAGCTGGCATACATTTTCTGAAATAAGATAATTCGCATATAGGTGATTTCATCAACTAGGTCTAGCAAAACAGCCCTAATGGAGGTGACGCTTGGATTCCAGATTGATTGAATACCTTAACTCAGGAAAAGCTTGGCTTCTAGTCGGTTCTGGGCCTTCTATAGACATGGGATACCCAACTTGGAAAGAACTCGCATCTACAGCAATAGAAGAGTTGACCCTCCTTGGTAACAACCCCAACCTTACTGCTGCCAAGTCTTGCTTCGCCAAATTTGATTACCCCGGCGTATTTGAAGCTACTAAAGCTGGCTTGGGCAGCCAACGATTGCTAGAATTGTTGAGAAATAAACTAAAACCCATAAGACAGAGCAAGATTTATGAAATTATGGCGAGATGGCCAATACCTGTTTACATGACTACCAATTATGACAATGAACTGCAAAACCATCTATCGCATCTTGGCGAACCATACCTAACTTATTCGAATTCGCGCGACCATATGAACCAACTAGCTTCTGATTCTTCCGGTTTTATCGTTAAATTACACGGTGACCTAACATCAGAAGATGGCCTCATTCTTACTACTGGACAATATAAATCAATCACGCATGGAAGCCAGTGGGATTATTGGCGTTCTAAAATGGCAGCTATCTTCACAATGCATCGAGTGATTGTAATTGGGCATTCACTTTCAGACAAGAATATTGTGCATGTGCTTGAGACTGCAAAGAAAGGGTCAGGTTTCGAGCATCCTGCTATATGGATAACGCCCGACCCGCCTTCATACCAGGAGAGAACTAAATTCGAAGCTGATTATCGTGTTAGCATCATTGGATATCCTGGGGGTGAGAATGGGCACACGAATCTTCTGAGGATTCTTGAGAGTATCAGCGATTGTGTTCCACCACGGACAATAGTGCGTCTCCAGCAACAGATCCCTGTAGTGACATCTCATGAATCCGCAGCCGGTTTTTTCGTTTTCAACGAACTGGTAGGGCAGCAAGACTACGAAAACAAAAGAAGAGACATCATAGTAAGTGCAATCGAAGCCAAATTACCTGCCCTCAAGGGAATCGAGGGATTCACCATTCATCGAGCCATACAAGAGGCCGGTTGGCCCCCGGATGTAACCGTTGAATCCCACTTCCTGTCCCAAGTCGAACAACGTTCGGTTGAGCGTGGCATATTATCAAGACGCCCTGATGGCAGCTTGGCCGTGCCTGAGAAAGCACTCCAGCAATCCCAATCCAAGCGCGAGGTTTTCGAACACGCCCGAGCCTTGTTTAGACAGTCCCTTGAACTTAGAATACGCCGCGACTTTACAGATTTGAATGACGCACAATTAAAATCGTTAGTTTCTGACATTGATACTTCATTAACTACGTACTTTGAAAAAGGGGGCTTGACATTCGCGAGCCTATTATTTTCAAAAAATGTAACCAAATTCGTCCCTCAGTCAATCTTGCATTTCATTTTAGTTGCAAGCACTAAATATGACAATCTGGTTATGCGCTTGGCTTTTTTCAAAGCTTCACTCGACTCTTTTGTCCGCGCCGAAGCTGCCCAGCGAGACTATCTGGGGCGAATCGCTCAAGGGTACTTCGGGTTCCATGCGTTAGGTGTATTTGGGGATTTGGCTGTTGAGAGAATTAAAATAGCCAAAGAAACATTATGGTTGATCGACTCAGACACACAAATCCATACGCTTGCTTTGGGCTCTTTGACAAACCAGTCCTATCGCGAGTCATTGAAGAAGCTTAACAGCATGGATGTCCGACTATTCACAATTGATAGCCTTCTCGATGAAACTAGAGAGCATTTGTATTTTGCCGATAAAAGGATCGAAGAAAATGGCGCTAGCTCACCCGTTATTATTGCTGCAGCTAGAGGAGACGCCCCCTTCGAAAAATCAAATGCATTCTTAGAAGGTTTCATCCGATGGCAAGCTGCTGGAAATCCATGCAGTTGGCAAAGTTATCTGTATCAAGCTCTAGGTATGCCTGGCGACATAGGTAAGGAAGTAATCGCCCAAGCTTTAATGAAACATGGGATTGAAGTTGTTGAGCCGAGTGCTTGGCCTGGCTTTGATGATTCACACTATTCAGCAATCGATAGTTATAGTAAGAAGATTGTAGAGTTGCGGCAGGGTACACAACACATACTACCTGGAGTTTCCGGACAGGCACAACAGAATGACCCGCTTGAGAAGGCTAAGCCGGAGGCAGAGGCCTATAATATTGTGTTGAGGGAACGGAGTGGGGAATATCACATGCTATCTCAAGCTGCCTCACAGTCGTGGTTCATTAGCAATACTTCAATCCTCAATCTCATTGGAGGAAAGCCAATCACATGGCAACCGGACGCGTTCTTGAGCTTTATATCAACTTTAGGCACTATCACTCGTGCAGATTTAGTCGAGGAGGCTTTTGAACGAATTATCTATGGACTCGCCGAGTCAGGCTTAAGTCTTTTAGATGAAGAAACTGTTTCGCGCGTTTTTGGTGGAATAATTGATCAAGCCAAGCTCAGCATTGAAGAACTCAGAGATCAATACGATTCGACTATTGGGAACAAATACGGTGAACCGTTAGACGCAATTCTCTCACGTATGAGACCCAGTCAATTGCCATTAGCAGCGGCACAGCTTTCTTCTGAAATTGCCCATGTCGAAGCAGAAAAACGACGGCAAGCAGAAACTATTGCAAAGGAAGCAACTGCACGGGCTGAACAAAGCGAAAGGGAACTTGCCAAGTTACAAAAATTCAAGGCAAAAATGTTAAAAAAACAGAACTCGCGAAAGAAGAAAAAAAAGAAATGATGTTGGGCTTAATAAACCTTCATTATTATGACTTTATACCAACTCGGGGCAAAAAGAATTAATAATGATATTTGGGGGACTCCGATCACCTGAACCCCATTCAGGTGCGCTAGAAAGCTGTTCTAAAACCGAACTCTCACCCTCACCTTAACCCTCTCCCCTCAACGGAGTTGGTTGATATAGAACGACAGGCAGAGGGCAGGTTCGAAACCTGCCCTAAACCCCTCGTTTCAGTAACCCCAGGACATGTAAGAGCAAGCACAACCTGAGATTACCGCCTTCGTTTCGTTTCCACCAACGCGGCCTTTTCGGGGTCGGAGCATTTTTATGGGTTGTTTATTGGGCGCTTTTTGAGCTATAATCTTTATCCACAAATAAATCATAGCTTTTGAAGGAGCCTACATGACCAACCTTAGAATCCCCGGCCCCACTCCCTGCCCGCCCGAGGTGCTGGAAGCCATGAGCCGCCAGATGATCAACCACCGCGGCGGCGAGTTCCAGAAGATGCTGCTGGAAGTCACCGACAAGCTAAAAAAACTCTTCATAACCAAAAATGACGTTTACCTGCTGACCGGCTCCGGTACCGGCGGCCTGGAAGCGGCCGTGGTGAACTCCTTCTCGCCGGGCGACAAGGTGCTGGCCGTGTCCATCGGCGTTTTCGGCGACCGCCTGGCCAACATCGCCAAGACCTACGGCGCTGATGTAACGGTTCTCAAATACGAGTGGGGCAAGGCCGCCGACCCGGCCGCCATAAAGGCCGCGCTCGAGCGGGACCCCGCCATCAAGGCGGTCATGGTCACTCATAACGAGACCTCGACCGGCGTCACCAACCCCCTCAAGGAAATCGCCAGCACAGTCAAGCCCTTCGACAAGCTGTTCATAGTGGACGCCATCTCCAGCATCGGCTCAATCGAGCTGCCGGTGGACGAGTGGGGCGTGGACGTGATGGTCACCGGCTCGCAGAAGAGCTGGATGGTGCCCCCCGGCATGGCCATGGTGGCTATATCCGAGAAGGCCTGGAAGGCCAATGCCGCTGCCAAAATACCGCGCTTCTACTGGGACTTCGGCAAGGCCAAGAAATATTTTGAAAAGGGCGGCCAGACACCCTGGACCCCGGCCGTCTCCATCGTTTTCGCGTTGAACGTGGCCCTCGACATGATGCTCAAAGAGGGGCTGTCAAATATCATCGCCCGCCACCAGAAAATCGGCAAGATGACCCGCGAGGGAGTCAAGGCGCTGGGCTTAAAACTTTTCGCCGACGAGGCGCACGCCTCCAACACCGTCACCTCCATACTGGGCACCGAGGGGCTGGATGCCAAGACGCTCAACAAAATTATGCGCGAGGAGTACGATATTATCCTCTCCGGCGGCCAGATGGAGCTGGAGGGTAAAATCTTCCGCATCGGCCACCTGGGCTGGGTTAACGAGAAGGACATTAAAGCCGTGCTGGACGCGCTCAAGGTGGCGCTGCCCAAGGCCGGCTTTCGGAGCAAGTAGATGAAAATGAACGTGCTGGTGGCCGACCCCCTGGCTCAGGAGGGCATCGACATACTCAAGCAGTATGCCAACGTGGACGTCAAGACCAAGCTCAAGCCCGAAGAGATAAAAGCCATCATAGGGAACTATGAGGCTCTTATCGTGCGCAGCCAGACGCGCGTCACCGCCGACATAATAGAGGCCGGCACCAAGCTCATCGTCATCGGCCGCGCCGGGGTGGGCGTGGACAATATAGACACCCAGGCCGCCACCAAGCGCGGCATCATCGTGGTCAATGCCCCCACCGGCAACACCATCTCCGCCGCCGAGCACGCCGTGGCCCTTATGCTGTCTCTGGCGCGCAACATACCGCAGGCCAATACTTCGCTCAAGAACTGCGAGTGGAAACGCAACGAGTTCATGGGCACCGAGGTGCGCGGCAAGACGCTGGGCATTGTCGGCCTGGGCAATGTAGGCAGCGAGGTAGCGCGCCGCGCGCAGGGACTGGAGATGAAACTCATCGGCTACGACCCCTTCGTCACCGCCGAGCGCGCCAAAAAGATGAGCGTGGATATGAAAACGCTAGACGAGATATGGAAAGAGGCCGATTTCATCACCCTGCACGTGCCGCTCATCGAGTCCACCAGAAACCTGATAGGCGCAAAGCAGCTTGCCATGATGAAGCCGACAGCCCGCATTATCAACGCCGCCCGGGGAGGCCTTATCGACGAGGAGGCGCTGGTGGCGGCCATCAACGCTGGCAAGCTGGGCGGGGCGGCCGTCGACGTATTTGTCGAGGAGCCCTGCACCAAGAGCATACTGTTCGGCTGCAGCAAGATAATCGTCACGCCGCATCTGGGCGCCTCCACCAACGAGGCGCAGACGCTGGCCGCCACCGAGGTGGTGCAGCAAATCATCGATGTTTTCAACGGCCAACCAGCCAAGTACGCCGTCAACGCGCCGTTAGTATCGGCGGAGGTCCTGCCGGTGCTGGTGCCCTACATGCGGCTGGCGAACTCAGTGGGCAACCTGATGAGCTACCTGGGCGAAGGCCAGATAAAGAGCATCCACATCAAATACCAGGGAGAGGTGGCGGCCTACGACAGTAACGCCCTCAAAGCTGTGTTGCTGGGCTCTTTGCTGGGACGCCTCACCGCAGAACGTATCAACATGGTCAACGCCACCATGGAAGCCACCAAGCGCGGCATCAGGGTGTCCGAGGAAAAACAGGCCACCTGCGACAACTACGCCAACCTGATAACCCTGGAAGCCGTCACCAGCGAGGGCACCGCTACTGTGTCGGGCTCGGTGATGCGGGACGAAAGCCACATCGTGCAGGTTAACCAGTTCTGGATAGATATAGTGCCCACCGGCGGCTACTTCTTGTTCTGCGACCACCGCGACCGCCCGGGGCTCATAGGGGCCGTGGGCAATATCACCGGCTCGGCCGACATCAACATCAGCTACATGCACCTGTCGCGCCTCAAGCCCAGAGGCGAGGCTCTCATGATACTGGCGCTGGACGAACCCCTGCCGGAAGCGGCGCGCAAGGAGATACTGGCGCTCAAGGACGTGTACACCGCCAAGGTGGTTAAAATATAAATTCTAAGCACCAAATACTAAATAAGCACCAATGCTCAAAATTCAAATTTCAAAACATTTGGATTTGTTTAGTATTTAGATATTAGTATTTAGTATTTTTGAGAGGGGCTGGGAAGCCCCTCTCCGACTTAGGATAGCGGAGCATATGAAAATCGGGGTGCTGGCACTGCAGGGAGCTTTTATCGAACATATCCACATCCTGCGCAGGCTGGGTGTGGAGGCCGTCGAGGTGCGCACGGCGAAAGAGCTGCACGGCGTGGACGGGTTGATTATACCGGGAGGAGAGAGCACCACCATGCTCAAGCTGGCGCGCCACTACCACCTGGTGAAGCCTCTGCAGCAGATGGCTAAAGAGGGCAAGCCCGTCATGGGAACCTGCGCCGGTATGATACTGATGGCAAACAAAATTACTGAGAGCGACATGCAGACGCTCTGCCTCATGGATATAGAGGCGCGGCGCAACGCCTTCGGACGGCAGGTGGACAGCTTCGAGACCGACCTGGCGGTGCCCACACTCGGCGGGGAGAAGTTTCACGCGGTTTTCATCCGCGCGCCCTATATCGAGCACGTAGGTAACGGCGTGGAGGCGCTGGCACGGCTGGACGACGGCACGGTGGTGACTGTTAGGCAGAAAAACCTGCTGGCGCTGGCTTTCCACCCGGAGCTCGGCCACGACACACGCCTGCACGAATATTTCGTGAACATGGTAAAAGAGGCTAAGAAATCATGAGCAGGGCTACAGAAGCGGCAGCACTTTTAACCGACTCCGAGCTTAACTGCGCCCAGAAGGTGCTGAGCGTCTTCTGCGAAGAACTGGGGCTCGACAAGGCCGACGACCTCAAGGTCGCCCTGGCCTTTGGCGCGGGCATGGGGCGTACCGGAGGCAGGTGCGGGGCGGTGACGGGGGCCTGCATGGTGCTCGGCTTGAAGCCATACCCCGAACTCAAGACTCCTACAGAGAGAAAAGAGAAAGTTTATGCTCTGGTCAAGGAGTTCAACAACAGGTTCATGGCGCTCAACAAATCGCTCAATTGCACTGACCTGCTGGGTTATGACATGAGTAAAGCGGAGGGTCTGGCCGCCGCCCGCTCTAACAAGGCAATCTCCAGAGTGTGCCCGAAACTCGTGGCTGACGCTGTAACCATACTGGAAGAAATGCCCTAGTCCAGATTCTCTTTTTCCGGTGTTCAAAGGCCTTGGGGCAGATTGGAGAGCAATGCGAGGTTTCTCTTGCCCGGCCTCAAACCAGCCGGTTGACCACCAGCCCGCTCGGCAGCTTGGGATAAAAGTAGGTTGACTTGCGCGGCATACGGTCTGAGGCATCCGAAATAGCCTTGATGGTCTCCGGGCGCACCGGCTTGATGACGAAGGCCAGCTGGAACTCGCCGGACTGCACCTTCTTGACGGAGTCCTCGCGGTCGTAGTTGAAGGCGATACCGGAATCTCCCTCCGGCTTTATCCCCAGCATCTCTTCGAGAATGATATGGTCCACCAGGCTGACGTCCAGTTTCTTGTAGATATCGGTGTGGAAGCTGGGCATGAAGCGTCCGGCGGCCTCTAAATCGCGCAGCGTGAGCAGCAGGAAGCTGTCGCCGTCCAGCCCGAATAAAACGAGGCGCTGTTTATCCTCTGCCGACTGCCACTCGTCCAGTTTGCGCCATGTTTCGACGCCCCTGAACGGCAGTTTTTCTACCTCGAAAAAGGCCGGCAGCTCGGATTTGAGTTCCTCCAGTCTGGACTGGCTCAGGCCGCGCAGCAAGCGGTGCGGCGGTAGAATGAGCAGGCCGGGGTCGTCGAAGTCAACCAGAGTCATCATAACGAAATTGAAGGCGGCGTCAGGTGGGGCGTCCGGGTGGAGTGCCACCTGTTCGCGCTGATAGACCAGGGCGCTCTCGTAGCGGTGGTGGCCGTCGGCGATATATATCGGCTCATCGGCGAGAGCGGAGATTATCTGATTCAGGTCGTCGGGTCTGGTTACAGCCCAGAGGTCGTGTCGTTCACCTTCGAGCTTGCGCACGTGCGCCAGAGGCCTATCGGCAGTGGCGCGGGCCAGCACCTGGCGGATAGTCTTATCCCTGTCCTCGTACATGGAAAGGATAGGGCTGGTATTGGCCTTGAGGGCGCGGATAAGATTGATGCGGTCTGCCTTCGGCCCTGAGAGAGTGCCCTCGTGCGGGCGCACTATCATGCGGTGCCACTCCTCCAGCCTGATGCGCGCGACGATGCCACGGCGTTTCCACTCTTTGCTCTTGTGCGTGAAGTAATGGTCGTGGACATAGATGGCGGGCGGGTTATCGACGGTCAAAACTCCATTTTTCAGCCACTGCTCCAGAAAGCACGCCGCCCGTGTGTAACGGTTATCGGAGGGCGAGTCCTGAGGCGTTTCCTGTCCGTATTCGACGCGCACGAAATTGTACGGGCTGCGCTGGTAAAGCTCACCCTGCTGCTGCGGC from Dehalococcoidia bacterium encodes the following:
- a CDS encoding DUF1015 domain-containing protein, with the protein product MAEIHPINGIRYNTRLVKDLAEVICPPYDIISPQQQGELYQRSPYNFVRVEYGQETPQDSPSDNRYTRAACFLEQWLKNGVLTVDNPPAIYVHDHYFTHKSKEWKRRGIVARIRLEEWHRMIVRPHEGTLSGPKADRINLIRALKANTSPILSMYEDRDKTIRQVLARATADRPLAHVRKLEGERHDLWAVTRPDDLNQIISALADEPIYIADGHHRYESALVYQREQVALHPDAPPDAAFNFVMMTLVDFDDPGLLILPPHRLLRGLSQSRLEELKSELPAFFEVEKLPFRGVETWRKLDEWQSAEDKQRLVLFGLDGDSFLLLTLRDLEAAGRFMPSFHTDIYKKLDVSLVDHIILEEMLGIKPEGDSGIAFNYDREDSVKKVQSGEFQLAFVIKPVRPETIKAISDASDRMPRKSTYFYPKLPSGLVVNRLV